One Sander vitreus isolate 19-12246 chromosome 22, sanVit1, whole genome shotgun sequence DNA segment encodes these proteins:
- the rdh10a gene encoding retinol dehydrogenase 10-A, producing MMIIIAEFFVVILKVLWAFVTAGAKWVVRPKEKSVAGQVCVITGAGSGLGRLFAKEFARRRAILVLWDINSQSNEETAEMVRQIYHEIDTPITKDGPVGGVEEVPPFQPQVYTYACDVGKRESVYSTAEKMRREVGNVDILINNAGVVSGHHLLECPDELIERTMVVNCHALFWTTKAFLPKMLELNHGHIVTVASSLGLFSTAGVEDYCASKFGAIGFHESLSHELKASEKDGINMTLVCPYLVETGMFKGVRIRKEIEPFLPPLKPEFCVKQAMRAILTDQPMICTPRIVYMVNFMKSILPFEAIVCMYRFLGADKCMYPFLAQRKEAMNNNDAKNGI from the exons ATGATGATAATTATTGCGGAGTTCTTCGTGGTCATTTTGAAGGTGCTCTGGGCTTTTGTAACTGCCGGGGCTAAATGGGTTGTGCGGCCCAAGGAAAAGAGCGTGGCGGGACAGGTGTGCGTGATCACCGGAGCTGGAAGCGGCCTCGGGCGGCTCTTCGCCAAGGAGTTCGCCCGGAGACGAGCCATACTGGTGTTGTGGGACATAAACAGCCAAAGCAATGAGGAAACAGCGGAGATGGTGCGGCAGATATACCATGAAATTGACACTCCCATTACCAAAGACG GACCTGTTGGAGGGGTAGAGGAGGTCCCTCCTTTCCAGCCCCAGGTCTACACCTATGCGTGTGATGTGGGAAAGCGTGAGAGTGTGTATTCTACAGCTGAGAAGATGCGTCGAGAGGTGGGAAATGTGGACATACTGATCAACAATGCCGGCGTCGTCTCCGGTCATCACCTTCTGGAGTGCCCCGATGAGTTGATCGAGCGCACCATGGTGGTCAACTGCCATGCACTCTTCTGG ACCACCAAGGCGTTTCTCCCCAAGATGTTGGAGCTGAATCATGGTCACATTGTGACGGTTGCCAGCTCCCTGGGTTTATTCAGCACAGCTGGAGTGGAG GATTACTGCGCCAGTAAATTCGGTGCCATTGGGTTCCACGAGTCACTGAGCCATGAGCTGAAGGCCTCAGAGAAGGATGGCATCAACATGACTCTGGTGTGCCCTTACCTGGTCGAAACGGGAATGTTCAAAGGCGTCAGGATAAG GAAGGAGATTGAGCCTTTCCTGCCTCCCCTGAAGCCAGAGTTCTGTGTGAAACAGGCCATGAGGGCCATTCTCACTGACCAGCCCATGATCTGTACACCTCGCATTGTCTATATGGTCAACTTCATGAAAAG CATCCTGCCCTTCGAGGCCATTGTGTGCATGTACCGGTTCCTGGGCGCCGACAAGTGCATGTACCCCTTCCTAGCTCAGAGAAAGGAGGCCATGAACAACAATGATGCAAAGAATGGGATCTAG